The nucleotide sequence CGACCAGACCGCTGAGCGGGGGCCAGGCCACGCCCTCGAGCGGCAGCAGCAGTGCCGGGATCAGCAGCAGGTGGCCGAGCAGGAAGCTGGACAGCCCGGCGATGAAGGCGCGGTCACTGTCACCGAGCAGGGCAATATCGCCCAGCAGGCACAGCCCGAGCCCGGCCAGCAGCCAGGGTGAGGCGGCGGCAGCGGGCAGGCTCAGCGCCAGGCCGATGATGACGATCGTCGTCAGCGGCTTGAGCAGGTAGAAGGCGCGATGACGACGGCCGTCGCGGTCGCAGAGGATGGCGGCGGTCGCCAGCAGGGCGATGGGCCCACAGAAGTAGAGCGGATTCATGGGCCGGAGTGTACCGCCGGCCGTGGTGGGCGCGCCCCCCGCCGCGGTCAGGCGGTGGCGGGGCGCTTGAGACCGACGCTGCGACGCGGTGCTGCCGCGCGGTTCGTCACGCGACGCGGCGACGATGTCGGTGCCAGCTCGGCGAT is from Flagellatimonas centrodinii and encodes:
- a CDS encoding lysoplasmalogenase; amino-acid sequence: MNPLYFCGPIALLATAAILCDRDGRRHRAFYLLKPLTTIVIIGLALSLPAAAASPWLLAGLGLCLLGDIALLGDSDRAFIAGLSSFLLGHLLLIPALLLPLEGVAWPPLSGLVAVPALFMLSRLLPHAGVLKLPVIAYSVALTALAIAGLTRGAYLGGSAGLLAGAGGLLFALSDGVLGWRRFRAPFPGSQAIVLSTYWAALTILVISFA